The genomic segment ttgatttttttttcacccttCAATATTTGTTCATTGTGAATTgaacataatttgttttaattttatttctatgaagttattgttgtgtcaaaaaaatatcttgattctGGGTTGatattccattttattttgatttttttaagtgtttttttttaagtctgttaacttttttattgatttttttttcattttcattctttaacattgcattaattgataattgaattttataatttattttgatttactttttaaaacatgttgaCAATACCTAAACATTTTGAGAATTGAGAATTGAAAAGACCAAAGTTTCTACaatgttaatgtttttatattgcagtaagcATTTTACCTTATGAAATACATAACCAATAATTattgctttggttttttttttaaccgaaTAGAGATCATTAGAATGGGATATTCAAAGTATTGAATTCAATCTTCCAGCCTGCTTTAATTTTCTACTTCTAGTGCAAATTTCTCTTTTAGTACTTTCCTTGTAAGGTTAGGCCTTACTATTGTGAAAAAGGAAACAATGTATgcttcaaaccttttttttcaatgaactattatttgggctaagttTGAGCTTTATTCttaatcaataatataattttactaaACATTTGCATTATTAGTTTAGAGAAATGAGATATCGTATTTTAATTCTCCTGGATAATTAGGACTTTTACAACGCGATCAATTTCATTGTTTACTTGatcacatttcaatttttttctctattttattgtgaataattattattttttttatgattgatatcatgatatattttttatgtaaacaaaaacaaaataaaaaaaaggagaaaggaaGCTCATGAgtcttaaaacaagaaaaaaaaggtagagTAGGCAATTGAGAGAAAGGTGAGTGTGgaattcatttcaaaatggataaaGAAAAGAGTAAAAGACAAATGACTAAAGAAGTAAGAAGGTTTTGTGAGAAatctttaactttttatataccTTTTGCATGAATGTAgttctttcaaattttaactatataattaaattcaggTAAAATTTTGGATTAGGTAGAGTAATTTCTATACCTGATCCAAAACCTGACTTTATCCTTATAAGTTTTACTCAAATCCAAACTATATATTAGATTTCTGACCCATTTAGGTATATATAAATCAGTATTCAtcgaattcaaataaaatttccatCCCTATTTACAAATTACTAAATATACTAAATGCACAGGGAGTTCACTATAGTAGCTGatcatttaaaaattgaaacaaatgggatcaaagtgtaaaataagaaaaacctcATCTCTAATCTTAAATTTGACAAAGTTTATTTTCACCCTAatactttcctttttctttttttcatagtcCCTacattttttgcaattttaatttgatcccaAAGTTCATTTTCTTAACATTTTAGATCCTAAGttcaagaaagaagagaaattcatttaaaaagagcagagataaagaaaataatcagTTTGCATACTTTTTAAAGATGAAACTAGTAGTTCTTGATGTCGACGAGTTCCATTAAATAAGAGTAATTCAATAGTGTagatttttcctataaatatgcatgaaaaaaaagattaagttccatttagattttttttattcagtttattttcactttgttgatgattttagaATGTTTTAGAGTTGACATGTGGtttataaagatttttatagtgtttattagatttttttttgtaaaaataaattgaaaaataaattatcaactcaaAAAACCTATCATAAATTTAGGCTGGTTCTCACAAGTGACATTTCAgcagattaaaaaacaaaaaaacaaggtaTTATACGCCCAAGTGGCGTTTtcccaattttcttttttcgtaGGTGATTCTTAAGATTTcttaatgactttttatttcctggtaaacttgaaatttcttaatgaccttttttttctgGGGTAAACTTCATTTTGATACATATAATCTCTTTGATAATCCACAGAATCctatctcttttatatatatatatattaggtcaAGGGTTCAAAGGGTTTCCATATAATTCCATATTCATTAAATGATATCATGGCCTACTTTTTAAATTCCTTGTTCTTGcccctctctttgtttttttccttgttttggaATATTATGTTGCTATACAATTTGGTGCCAGAAgagaatttataattatttaaaaaatacaccgAGGCACAGGcaagaaatcaattttaaaaaaaaatatttaggaatattatattatcatataatttgataataaaagaataaaaaaaaatatcatgtcgATCATTCAAAGATTCTCACAGCCAAGAcaatttcttttcaagttcaaaaaaagTAGATGAAAAATCTTAGTCCAACGTGCTGCACAGCACGTGGCCGTGAAACGTCTAATTCCACCATAATCATTAAAGATAAAGTTTTCCACCAGAGAATATGTGCTGGCTGCGTACAGCGACTCACCTGCAAAGTGTTCAGAAGGCCAAAATAGCACAGCAATATTGATTTGGAAATCATGATCTACCGAGCCAACTAAAATAGGTCTAAGCTACTAGCAACCATTATCCTCGAGATAAAAGAGCAACCTTCCATCAAGACTGATTCATTAATCTCAGCATGAGAGGAATTCCGGCAGCACCTTCGTAAGACGAGGCCCACTGAACAACTTTAACCTcctaattttaatattcttctCATTGTAAGCACATAAATTTTGACAAATTGTTAGGCGGTCTATCATTATTAAACTGACATAAAaatggaaatggaaaaaaaattctgaaaaaatagCTAAATTCAACTGTATCTAGATGTTAAATTCTTAACCACATCTAGGATACGACAGTAATCAAAGAAGAGGGAAGATTCTTTGCCCTCAAGTCCATCACGGTGATGGCGATTGCTACCTGCCAGATTGTTGCATGGACTCCCCCCCACAACAAGATCAAAACTGCCATACATGTTCATCAACTGCTCCAACCTATCAGCAGTTAGGTGTTGCACATCTTCAATGTGGATCAAATTCCCAGTCTGATTTGTTTGCTCCCACCAGCAACTCATGATACTCCTATTCACATTTGAGATCTCAACTGACACCACATTCTTCAAACGAATACCAAGCCGATGAAGAGCTACTTCGGCACCACCGATTCCAGAGAAAAGAGACAGAACATTGATCCCTCCTGGGAACAAGTCTTTCAAACTTGACAGATGATAAGCAACAGTATCAACCTGAAAGAGTGAAAATATGAGAGCAAAATGCAACATAAAGCTAGAAAAGCAaagttaaaatgaaattttaggaaaaatataGAGGAAAAAACATGTGCTTTCTGAAGGAAATTCATGACAGAATATTAATTCATGCAAATATTGAATCACAGGTCAGAAATGATTTGATGCACAGCCATGGATTATGCAATTAATGCTACGAAACTCACCTGGAATGAGTTACCTAGTGACTTGTATCTGTCAGTCCTACTTATACCGCCTCCCCTGGTGTGGTTCCTTGGAAATCCCAAAAGCATTTCAACTTCATCAGCCTCAAGAGGAGCAACCTTATTCCTTCCAACCCAAACCAGGTTCCATTTCCGACATTCATCCATTATAAACTTCTGGACATGCAAAGGGGGCTCCCCTTCATAGGCTTCAAGGGCCTTCCGTATCTTCTCTGTCAGCTTTGCACTAGCAATGCAAGTCTGTAAGCAATTCAGTTTTGTTCTCTCATCCCATGCAGGCCACCATTTCCTTGTTAAGGGTAGAGCTTCATGTATTGTGTTTGGAGGAAGCGGAAGAAGAGGAAATCTGTTATGAATGGGAAGATTGTGAACATACCCCCTTTTCCTTGCAGCAGCACAAAAGTGCTTGGAATCCACAAATTCTGGCTCCACATCGTACAAAAACCTTGAAATTGTCTGCCAAACCCCTTTTGGAGCCAGAGCTACATTTTCATAATAAAAGAAGGGGGGCCCAATGGCAGCCTCTGAAA from the Populus nigra chromosome 1, ddPopNigr1.1, whole genome shotgun sequence genome contains:
- the LOC133668335 gene encoding DNA (cytosine-5)-methyltransferase DRM1 isoform X1, producing MDGDSLCGDNDDFDWDSEDEKEIENFASSSSSSLRLPQVETRSSSAEASSSVGSSSGSKMIDHFVKMGFPEKMVAEAIQENCKGEEDEDSILETLLKYSTSSSASSSGSKLFDRFVGMGFAEKMVAKAIKENGEGDADSVLETLLTYAAIGKSPQEQPNNDSDHCSSGHEGSFLDDFSDVDSADDEVITKTVSDEDKKLAFLRRMGYKEADASIAITRCGTEATISELADFICAAQIAKAEDAFFAEDEKKPKHLDKQKKRSFLESDVLEKKRQKGLENGDDEGVRLPNPMVGFGVPTEPGIVTRRTLSEAAIGPPFFYYENVALAPKGVWQTISRFLYDVEPEFVDSKHFCAAARKRGYVHNLPIHNRFPLLPLPPNTIHEALPLTRKWWPAWDERTKLNCLQTCIASAKLTEKIRKALEAYEGEPPLHVQKFIMDECRKWNLVWVGRNKVAPLEADEVEMLLGFPRNHTRGGGISRTDRYKSLGNSFQVDTVAYHLSSLKDLFPGGINVLSLFSGIGGAEVALHRLGIRLKNVVSVEISNVNRSIMSCWWEQTNQTGNLIHIEDVQHLTADRLEQLMNMYGSFDLVVGGSPCNNLAGSNRHHRDGLEGKESSLFFDYCRILDVVKNLTSRYS
- the LOC133668335 gene encoding DNA (cytosine-5)-methyltransferase DRM2 isoform X2, whose protein sequence is MGFAEKMVAKAIKENGEGDADSVLETLLTYAAIGKSPQEQPNNDSDHCSSGHEGSFLDDFSDVDSADDEVITKTVSDEDKKLAFLRRMGYKEADASIAITRCGTEATISELADFICAAQIAKAEDAFFAEDEKKPKHLDKQKKRSFLESDVLEKKRQKGLENGDDEGVRLPNPMVGFGVPTEPGIVTRRTLSEAAIGPPFFYYENVALAPKGVWQTISRFLYDVEPEFVDSKHFCAAARKRGYVHNLPIHNRFPLLPLPPNTIHEALPLTRKWWPAWDERTKLNCLQTCIASAKLTEKIRKALEAYEGEPPLHVQKFIMDECRKWNLVWVGRNKVAPLEADEVEMLLGFPRNHTRGGGISRTDRYKSLGNSFQVDTVAYHLSSLKDLFPGGINVLSLFSGIGGAEVALHRLGIRLKNVVSVEISNVNRSIMSCWWEQTNQTGNLIHIEDVQHLTADRLEQLMNMYGSFDLVVGGSPCNNLAGSNRHHRDGLEGKESSLFFDYCRILDVVKNLTSRYS